Below is a genomic region from Sutterella megalosphaeroides.
CCTTCTCCGACCTGGAGAGCGCCGTTTCCGCGTACCGAAGCGGCGCCTTCGAGTACCTGACGAAGCCCTTCGACATCGAGAAGGTTCTGGAGCTGGTCGAGCGCGCCGCAACCGAGTACGCGCGCCGCAAGCGCGCGCTCGAACCCGAAACCGCAGCCGAATCGGCGCTTGCCGCCGGGAAAACGGCCTCAGCCTCTTCGAACGATTCAAGCGATTCGGCCCGAACGGGCTCCGGCTCTCCGAGCGCCGACGCGCGCCGCACTGCGGGAGCAACGGGCGCCGTCGGCGGCGACGGTTCCGCTCTTGTCGACGACGGCCTCATCGGTCGCGCGCCCGCCATGCAGGAAGTCTTTCGTGCGATCGGGCGCCTGTCGCAGAGTTCCGTCACCGTGCTCCTTACGGGGGAATCCGGGGCGGGCAAAGAAGTGGTGGCGCGCGCCCTCTGGCAGCACAGCCCCCGTAGCCGCGCGCCTTACGTGGCGCTCAACATGGCGGCGATTCCTCGGGAGCTTCTGGAGAGCGAACTCTTCGGACACGAAAAGGGCGCCTTCACGGGGGCGAGCGCCTCGCGCGCGGGTCGCTTCGGCGAAGCCGCGGGCGGGACGCTCTTTCTCGACGAAATCGGCGACATGCCGATGGAACTTCAGACGCGCCTTCTGCGCGTTTTAAGCAGCGGCACCTACTACCGCGTGGGCGGCCGAGAACCCCTCAAGGCGGACGTGCGCGTGATCGCCGCAACGAACCGCGACCTCGAAGCGGCCGTGCGCGAGGGGACCTTCCGCGAAGACCTCTACCACCGTTTGAACGTCATTCGCCTGCGGCTTCCGCCGCTTCGGGACCGTCGCGAAGACGTGAAGCCCCTCGCGGAACACTTCCTCACGGCGGGCGCCGTCGAATTGGGGCTCGAACCCAAGCGCCTCACCCCGGAAGCGTTGGCGGCCTTGGAGCGCTTCCCCTTCCCGGGGAACGTCCGACAGCTCGAAAACATCTGCCGGTGGTTGCTCGTCATGGCGCCCTCGCAGGAAATCCGTTTCGAGGATCTTCCCTACGAGGTGCAGCGCCCCGAGGGGCGCACGGCGGGCGAGTCGGGATCGGTCGCGTCGACCGCATCGAGCGACTTGAGCAGCCGAGGGGGGGCGGACGCCCATCGGTCGGAGAGTGACTGGGTCGACTGGGCCGCGGCCCTCGAAGCGGACGTCGTCGCACGGCTGGAACGCAACGAACCCGGCCTCTGGGGGCATGTCACCGACCGCGTCGAAACCGTGCTCGTTCGTGCGGCCTTGGCCGCCACGAAAGGCCGCCGCATGGAGGCGGCCGAGCGGCTTGGGGTCGGGCGCAACACGCTCACACGCAAAATCCGCGCGCTCGGTCTCGAAGACTGAGCTCGGGAGGAGCCGCACCCATGGCCCGC
It encodes:
- a CDS encoding sigma 54-interacting transcriptional regulator; protein product: MTNEPRAASPADSRDVSRDASRPASAASTAPVWVVDDDRAIRWVLSRALERAGHAARTFENGSAVLEKLEAVKRGEVEEPAVILSDIRMPGISGVELVERLNTALPQVPVLIMTAFSDLESAVSAYRSGAFEYLTKPFDIEKVLELVERAATEYARRKRALEPETAAESALAAGKTASASSNDSSDSARTGSGSPSADARRTAGATGAVGGDGSALVDDGLIGRAPAMQEVFRAIGRLSQSSVTVLLTGESGAGKEVVARALWQHSPRSRAPYVALNMAAIPRELLESELFGHEKGAFTGASASRAGRFGEAAGGTLFLDEIGDMPMELQTRLLRVLSSGTYYRVGGREPLKADVRVIAATNRDLEAAVREGTFREDLYHRLNVIRLRLPPLRDRREDVKPLAEHFLTAGAVELGLEPKRLTPEALAALERFPFPGNVRQLENICRWLLVMAPSQEIRFEDLPYEVQRPEGRTAGESGSVASTASSDLSSRGGADAHRSESDWVDWAAALEADVVARLERNEPGLWGHVTDRVETVLVRAALAATKGRRMEAAERLGVGRNTLTRKIRALGLED